The Streptosporangiales bacterium sequence TCGCGGCCGGCGTTGGCGAAGACGACCGTGACGATCGGCAGGAAGATCGCGGGGAGCGCGACGGCGAAGAACGCGATGACCCTGGCCTGCCCGTCGAGCACGAGGAGGAGGACGATTGCGAGCACGAAGCACGCCGTGCGCACGGCCATCCAGAACATGTACTTCCTGCGCCGCGCGTCGATGTCCTCGGAGTACGATCTGGCCGCGTCGGTGACCGTGTACACGGTCTCGTCGCGTCGGCGCCCTGGGATCCTCACCCCTCCAATCTAGTCCGCGCCGTTCTCGCCTGGGACGGCGATGTCGACGAGGAGCGGCAG is a genomic window containing:
- a CDS encoding DUF3099 domain-containing protein → MGGVRIPGRRRDETVYTVTDAARSYSEDIDARRRKYMFWMAVRTACFVLAIVLLLVLDGQARVIAFFAVALPAIFLPIVTVVFANAGREPAGERFATYDPNARELPTGAHSNGTEP